A genome region from Etheostoma cragini isolate CJK2018 chromosome 4, CSU_Ecrag_1.0, whole genome shotgun sequence includes the following:
- the tusc2b gene encoding tumor suppressor 2, mitochondrial calcium regulator b produces the protein MGGSGSKSKGFWPFSGSGSTDDPTKDGHEQSMARVRSFPSATPFVLTRRSSLYFDEDGDLAHEFYEEAIVTKNGRKKAKLKRIQKNLTPQGIIKLDIPCIHVDFPVVLCEA, from the exons ATGGGTGGTAGCGGCTCCAAATCCAAAGGATTTTGGCCTTTTTCTGGCTCCGGTAGTACGGACGATCCAACCAAAGATGGACACGAGCAGTCAATGGCAAGAGTTCGAAGTTTCCCAAGTGCAACACCTTTTGTGTTAACTAGACGAAG CTCTTTGTACTTTGATGAAGATGGCGACCTGGCCCATGAGTTCTATGAAGAGGCaattgtgacaaaaaatggACGTAAAAAAGCCAAGCTGAAGAGGATTCAGAAAAACCTAACACCTCAG GGAATTATAAAGCTGGACATCCCTTGCATCCATGTAGATTTCCCAGTTGTCCTCTGCGAAGCCTGA
- the LOC117944001 gene encoding cytochrome b561 domain-containing protein 2: MVYNKETETEPRIYGFTRTASAVLTHFICIVFTVFIAVLSRPGTSWFSWHPFFMTLAFSFFMTEAILLFSPYGSPIKRFPHKTKGRVHWIVQCLCVSCAVLGLTAISYNKHLNGKPHFTSWHGLLGLLTVCVVGLQSLAAVPLIYHSLAKGWSLAKLKRYHAASGLVTYLLGSASLLLGLSSAWFTASVWEYTWYLSALCIALNALVIMNQVSSAYTAKKRLQY, from the exons ATGGTTTACAACAAAGAGACTGAAACCGAGCCTCGTATCTACGGTTTTACCAGAACAGCTTCCGCAGTGCTGACCCACTTTATCTGCATCGTCTTCACTGTGTTCATCGCAGTTCTGTCTCGACCGGGTACCA gttGGTTTTCCTGGCATCCCTTCTTTATGACACTAGCT TTCTCCTTCTTCATGACAGAAGCCATACTCCTCTTTTCCCCGTATGGCTCCCCCATCAAAAGATTTCCACACAAGACAAAAGGTCGTGTTCACTGGATCGTGCAGTGCCTCTGTGTGTCCTGTGCAGTCCTGGGTCTGACAGCCATCTCTTACAACAAACACCTAAATGGTAAACCCCACTTCACCTCGTGGCACGGTCTGCTGGGCCTGCTCACAGTGTGTGTGGTCGGGCTGCAGTCTTTGGCAGCTGTGCCTCTCATCTACCACTCTCTGGCCAAAGGCTGGTCCCTGGCCAAACTCAAACGCTACCATGCAGCGTCTGGACTCGTCACATACCTGCTGGGCAGCGCCAGCCTACTCCTCGGCCTGAGTTCCGCTTGGTTCACTGCATCTGTCTGGGAATACACCTGGTACCTGTCAGCACTCTGTATTGCTCTCAATGCCCTCGTCATAATGAACCAAGTCAGCAGTGCGTACACGGCTAAAAAACGGTTGCAGTACTGA
- the rassf1 gene encoding ras association domain-containing protein 1, producing MSKCELIELKDLSVNDSIELAAPAARTAPPPVNPGPPSHFHVVRLVGDSVSIEATQCQIEEAGVGHDFQPYSHTHLTWCDLCGEFIWGLYKQSLRCANCSYTCHYRCRPFIHLDCSTDSLLTNKEDFSIESLETDTNVDEQIDWGNRELTVSEIQHKVKEYNAQINSNLYMMFNKDGSYTGFIKVHFQLVRPISLPPPQSLCFTQEEDQQGRGMKRRTSFYLPKDAAKHLHISSQTRVREVIEALLNKFTVVDNPAKFALFERAERQSQVYMRKLPDDECPLYLRLCAGPSEKVLSLVLKENETGEVNWDAFSFPELCNFLRILKREEEEHVRQIVKRYALARDTMKQAMARITTPG from the exons ATGTCTAAATGTGAGCTGATTGAGCTGAAAGACCTCAGTGTAAATGATTCCATTGAGCTGGCTGCTCCTGCGGCCCGGACAGCCCCACCACCTGTAAACCCGGGTCCACCAAGCCACTTCCATGTGGTCCGGCTAGTCGGAGACAGCGTCAGCATCGAGGCAACGCAGTGCCAGATAGAAGAGGCCGGGGTGGGTCATGACTTCCAGCCGTACAGTCACACCCATCTCACCTGGTGTGACCTGTGTGGAGAATTCATCTGGGGACTTTATAAGCAAAGTTTACGCTGCGCCA actgCAGTTACACCTGTCACTACCGCTGCCGACCATTCATCCATCTGGACTGCAGCACAGATAGTTTGTTAACAAACAAGGAAGATTTCTCTATTGAGTCCCTCGAGACAGACACAAATGTG gacGAACAGATCGATTGGGGTAACCGGGAGTTGACTGTTAGTGAGATTCAACACAAGGTTAAGGAATATAATGCACAGATCAACAGCAATCTCTACATGATGTTT AATAAAGACGGGTCCTACACTGGTTTCATCAAGGTTCACTTTCAGTTAGTCCGTCcaatctccctccctccccctcagAGCCTGTGCTTCACACAGGAGGAAGATCAGCAAGGCAGAGGGATGAAACGGCGGACATCTTTCTACCTCCCCAAAGATGCTGCCAAACACCTGCATATAAGCTCCCAAACACGCGTGCGAGAAGTCATCGAGGCATTGCTTAACAAGTTCACCGTGGTGGACAACCCGGCCAAGTTTGCCCTCTTTGAACGCGCTGAGAGACAAAGTCAAG TGTACATGCGTAAACTGCCTGATGATGAGTGCCCTCTCTACCTGCGCTTGTGTGCCGGCCCCAGTGAAAAAGTCTTGAGTCTGGTTTTGAAGGAGAATGAGACGGGGGAAGTGAAT TGGGATGCATTTAGTTTTCCTGAGTTGTGCAACTTTTTGCGAATCCTGAAGCGAGAGGAAGAAGAGCATGTGCGGCAGATTGTGAAGCGCTACGCTCTTGCTAGAGACACGATGAAGCAGGCCATGGCAAGGATTACTACTCCTGGTTGA